The Sulfurimonas lithotrophica genome includes a region encoding these proteins:
- a CDS encoding pyruvate flavodoxin oxidoreductase subunit gamma: protein MLEIRWHSRAGQGAVTGAKGLADVISTTGKHVQAFAFYGSAKRGAAMTAYNRVDDEVIMNHEKYMEPDYVFVIDPALVFTSDVTINHKDTTKYIVTTHLSTDELVKQQPKLEGKEVYTVDCIKIAQETIGRPIPNTPMLGAFMKISGMYDMEFFKESMQRILKKLPQKIIDANMVAIQRAYDEVK, encoded by the coding sequence ATGCTAGAGATTAGATGGCATAGCCGTGCTGGGCAGGGTGCTGTAACGGGTGCTAAGGGGTTGGCAGATGTTATTTCAACAACCGGTAAACATGTTCAAGCATTCGCATTTTACGGGTCTGCAAAACGTGGAGCTGCTATGACAGCTTATAATCGTGTTGATGATGAAGTTATTATGAATCATGAAAAATATATGGAGCCGGATTATGTTTTCGTAATTGATCCTGCTTTAGTATTTACTTCTGATGTAACTATCAATCATAAAGACACAACTAAGTACATAGTTACGACTCATTTATCGACAGATGAATTGGTGAAACAACAACCTAAGTTGGAAGGTAAAGAAGTATATACGGTAGATTGTATTAAAATCGCTCAAGAAACTATTGGTCGTCCTATTCCAAATACGCCGATGCTTGGAGCATTTATGAAAATTTCGGGTATGTATGATATGGAATTCTTTAAAGAGAGTATGCAAAGAATCCTTAAAAAACTACCACAAAAAATTATCGATGCGAATATGGTTGCAATCCAACGCGCATACGATGAAGTGAAATAG
- a CDS encoding peptide-binding protein: MRIFFLVFLTLNLYASTLHLATSSNPARLNPILATDSGSADISEHIFNGLLKYDKDAQTIIGDLAKKFYFENDKTLVFELREGVKWHDGVEFTSQDVLFTYKVLISDKISSPYSSGFRFVKEVETVNKYKLKVHYKKPYFKAVETWMMGIIPKHILKDEKNLMNSKFNTNPIGTGPYKLHQLEHSKNIILRANEDYFEGRPKIDEISYHVIADPMTRFLMLKSGQLDVGGIESMQYERQLTPEFFDMFDIYEKISLSYAYLGFNLRRDKFKDPRVREALSSAIDREEIVKILFFKHAEVCTGPFHPSSIAYNKDVKVPKKDLQKAKKLLEEAGYDESNPFTFEIVTSNSSAIRPYAVQIIQYQLKKIGVIVNLRVMEWQAFLNMVVFPKKFDSILLGWNLSPAPDPYMLWHSDNDTKGGFNIVGYHNEKMDRLIEESQSIVDKNKLSKMWKKMFKIIVDDNPYLFLYIPNSITVINKNIKNVENSPSGIWHNYIKWEK, from the coding sequence TTGCGTATATTTTTTTTAGTATTTTTAACTCTTAACCTTTATGCTTCTACCTTGCATCTGGCTACTAGTTCAAATCCTGCAAGATTAAATCCTATTTTGGCAACCGACTCAGGCTCAGCCGATATATCCGAACATATTTTCAATGGACTTTTAAAATACGATAAAGATGCCCAGACAATTATAGGGGACTTGGCTAAAAAGTTTTACTTTGAAAATGACAAAACATTGGTATTTGAATTAAGAGAAGGTGTAAAGTGGCATGACGGTGTGGAGTTTACAAGTCAGGATGTTCTTTTTACATACAAAGTTCTTATCTCGGACAAAATATCGTCACCTTACAGTTCAGGGTTTAGATTTGTAAAAGAAGTAGAAACAGTAAATAAGTATAAGTTAAAAGTTCACTATAAAAAGCCTTACTTTAAAGCTGTTGAGACTTGGATGATGGGGATAATCCCAAAACATATTTTAAAAGATGAAAAAAATCTTATGAACTCAAAGTTCAATACAAACCCGATTGGAACGGGACCGTATAAACTACATCAACTTGAACATTCTAAAAATATTATATTAAGAGCAAATGAGGATTACTTTGAAGGCAGACCGAAAATAGATGAGATATCTTACCACGTTATAGCAGACCCGATGACACGGTTTTTGATGTTAAAATCGGGGCAACTTGATGTTGGGGGAATTGAGTCTATGCAGTATGAACGTCAACTTACACCCGAGTTTTTTGATATGTTTGATATTTATGAGAAAATATCTCTTTCATACGCTTATCTCGGGTTTAACCTCAGACGCGATAAATTTAAAGACCCGCGAGTAAGAGAAGCACTATCAAGTGCAATAGATAGAGAAGAGATAGTAAAAATTTTATTTTTTAAACATGCCGAGGTTTGCACAGGACCTTTTCATCCAAGTTCAATCGCTTACAACAAAGATGTCAAGGTTCCAAAAAAAGATTTGCAAAAAGCAAAAAAGCTTTTAGAAGAAGCAGGTTACGATGAGTCTAATCCATTTACATTTGAAATAGTTACTTCAAACTCATCTGCAATTCGTCCATATGCCGTACAGATAATTCAATATCAACTAAAAAAAATAGGCGTCATAGTGAATTTGCGCGTAATGGAGTGGCAGGCATTTTTAAATATGGTAGTTTTTCCAAAAAAGTTTGATAGCATACTCCTTGGCTGGAATTTGTCGCCTGCACCGGATCCGTATATGCTTTGGCACAGTGATAACGATACAAAAGGCGGTTTTAACATAGTCGGATACCACAATGAAAAAATGGATAGGTTAATAGAAGAGTCTCAAAGCATAGTAGATAAAAATAAGTTATCAAAAATGTGGAAAAAGATGTTTAAAATAATAGTTGATGATAATCCGTATCTGTTTTTATATATACCAAACTCAATAACGGTTATAAATAAAAATATAAAAAACGTAGAGAACTCTCCAAGCGGCATCTGGCATAACTACATCAAGTGGGAGAAATAA
- a CDS encoding HAD family hydrolase has protein sequence MIILFDLDGTLIESTEAITSTFHHAFNVCGGLNPADAEIQALIGYPLDVMFAKLGVEEEKVWDYVDAYKKRYRIISKIKTELLPKAREAVELASSFATLGIVTTKTGLYSQELMEHFGLMHHFKVLIGREHVEKPKPDAEPILKALESMPKDDNIWMIGDTELDLLSAKNAGVKSLAVLCGYGTKENLNQYTSNFFENSYEAVKYLSNFG, from the coding sequence TTGATAATACTTTTTGATTTGGACGGTACACTTATAGAATCGACAGAAGCAATAACATCCACTTTTCATCATGCTTTTAATGTTTGTGGGGGATTAAATCCTGCCGATGCAGAGATACAGGCTCTTATAGGTTACCCGCTTGATGTAATGTTTGCAAAGCTTGGAGTTGAGGAGGAAAAAGTTTGGGATTATGTAGATGCATATAAAAAAAGATATCGCATAATCTCAAAAATAAAAACCGAACTTCTTCCGAAAGCTAGAGAAGCTGTTGAATTGGCAAGCTCTTTTGCAACTCTTGGCATCGTAACAACCAAGACGGGACTTTATTCACAAGAATTAATGGAGCATTTTGGATTAATGCATCACTTTAAAGTTTTGATAGGTCGCGAACATGTAGAGAAACCAAAACCCGATGCAGAACCTATACTTAAAGCACTTGAATCGATGCCAAAAGATGATAACATATGGATGATAGGCGATACGGAACTTGATTTACTTTCGGCTAAAAATGCCGGTGTAAAATCTTTGGCGGTTTTATGCGGTTACGGAACTAAAGAAAATTTAAATCAATACACGTCAAACTTTTTTGAAAACTCATACGAAGCTGTGAAATATTTGAGTAATTTCGGGTAA
- a CDS encoding 4Fe-4S dicluster-binding protein: MANKGWDEFEIGAMLRSFDGKAAEVIATTHQEDRSYSQSNSFTASVADWRILKPVFNKDFCIDCQFCWVYCPDISIISRDKKMVGVDMDHCKGCGICVEVCPTNPKSLLMFAEQADEETEIAQWPAKDEEK; this comes from the coding sequence ATGGCAAATAAAGGATGGGATGAATTTGAAATAGGAGCTATGCTTCGCTCATTTGACGGTAAGGCTGCAGAGGTAATCGCTACAACTCACCAAGAAGACCGTAGTTATTCACAAAGTAATTCATTTACGGCAAGTGTTGCTGACTGGAGAATCTTAAAACCCGTATTTAACAAAGACTTCTGTATTGATTGTCAGTTTTGTTGGGTATATTGTCCGGATATATCAATCATTTCACGTGATAAAAAAATGGTTGGTGTGGATATGGATCACTGTAAAGGGTGTGGTATCTGTGTTGAGGTTTGTCCTACAAACCCTAAATCACTTTTAATGTTCGCTGAACAAGCAGATGAAGAAACTGAGATAGCTCAGTGGCCTGCGAAAGATGAGGAGAAATAA